From Aristaeella lactis, the proteins below share one genomic window:
- a CDS encoding Cna B-type domain-containing protein encodes MKRTAQRIISLLASVMMVFSSVPITALADAEITYQNGLPVSIAEGALTPQQILGPAVEYGVVANKYKQSGHTETNFAVKHFEINNSQSIEIMGSGSNPIPFYIGELDNNSYFWNGEATNVTFDVFINKNQSSKGKTDSNANVRCSRDNPPTNVYPRETSDINAYVDTLISYPVKMSQLMSQKSTYTPTFENNSKTIDLTGPAFSAAKNATIYVNCANMKNIMSQDGWEIIKYEGQTIVFNMPDGGNYDIKKFKVTVKNEGGGTVINGLESRTIEKNGNPSHNGNVEKYILNHIVFNAPNASSLSIDTAAGIFLAPNATVNQNNGAGAGWVMTKKGFNSTAEWHYYFKERHYHANSEKEVNISKAFTYQDGTKLPPDVANKQFTFRMDEVDGNTFQIKNGNNTYRATVIGKAGETIKFPKFNVSNKDFRCKENGEIEGNNQKIYKYYVIQEVADSDAEIVTDAKKIYVKLEAHGHDKDQIDLKLWYSEDHQNWNNEVGEDGNVGTFNNYKKQYTDLEVQKKWQRAEYKNGKITYVDTTGEHTADSVEVKLIAVKSLLQQGHGEQPTDQPTEFDTDEPATTPTPPPKPTPVPTYTLRFVSSQNNLSVEYKYKGGTTVEFWFDNGNQWWHPYEGIKLSGAVNGTIGNGGDHFSVTMDSNKTIKLTDTSNSNWGNVVTNSLQLSPAPNGESSSIKNLDTKQNRTALDPRFFIAAAGFTDISYTPTNTVGPIQSGLKSVSEITGGKEYTVVDTQRLSKSNNWKYKWENLPKHLYETDGSIYNLTYYIVETSAIGAASNSYSGNGTNKVTITNTEEETSATVRKIWDDSDNNDGKRPGSLTVDLMNGTTVVATVTLNAANNWTATVEHLAKYNNGQLISYSWRENNVPAGYTLTGNSTEGTITSLTNTHNLEKTEVSVKKVWDDANDQDGYRPESLTVTLSNGQEVVLNEENGWEAKISNLPKYSNGSLINYTWTEKNLPDEYTLTNTDKQGTITSLTNSHTPEETQVKVNKIWEDDEDQDGYRPEEVIVKLLADGVDTGKTAKLDESNCWSYTFTGLQKKKDGIEIVYTVAEDPVANYTSSISPVAGEEGHFEYDVTNSHTSEETELTVTKVWDDANDQDGYRPESVTVNLLANGKKIKSVTLDESNKWTYTWHKLPKKEKGKNIKYTVEEEPVEHYETEISINKGKNGNFEYDVTNTHVPENTEVSVKKVWEDAGNQDGIRPDKVTVRLLADGTEKEAVELNEGNGWAYSWSELDKKAGGKDIAYTVTEDEVTGYKATITSDGEGTFSYTVTNAHTPAKTEATVKKVWNDNEDQDAIRPASLTVVLSNGTEVTLDKDNNWSATVKDLPKYAGGQLISYTWTEKDVPAGYTLTGNSANGTVTTLTNTHTTEETEVEVTKEWKDYDNVFGYRPDEVTVNLLADGAKVGSVTLNEENHWTYTWTKLAKKNKGKNITYMVTEEPVANYSARISQKKDGSFVFTVTNTLITTNISGEKVWNLKGNNELLPEEITVYIKDGTTTVDTLTVKAGEDGKWSFTSKDLPKYRADGKTEIVYTVDEAEVPGFDKVIDGNRITNTLKTTNVSGEKTWDMQGYDATLMPESITVYIKDGETTVDTLTVKAGKDNKWTFTSRDLPKYRADGKTEIAYSVDEKVPDGFSKVVTGSNIKNTYVPDLTKVSGEKVWNLKGNDELLPEEITVYIKDGESTVDTLTVKAGEDGKWSFTSKDLPKYRADGKTEIVYTVDEAEVPGFDKVIDGNRITNTLKTTNVSGEKTWDMQGYDATLMPESITVYIKDGEKTVDTLTVKAGKDNKWTFTSRDLPKYRADGKTEIAYSVDEKVPDGFSKVVTGNNIKNTYVPELTKVSGEKVWNLKGNNELLPKQITVYIKDGEKTVEELTVKAGEDGKWSFTSKDLPKYRADGTTEIVYTVDEAEVPGFDKVIDGNRITNTLKTTNVSGEKTWDMQGYDATLMPESITVYIKDGEKTVDTLTVKAGKDNKWTFTSRDLPKYRADGKTEIAYSVDEKVPDGFSKVVTGNNIKNTYVPELTKVSGEKVWNLKGNNELLPKQITVYIKDGEKTVEELTVKAGEDGKWSFTSKDLPKYRADGTTEIVYTVDEAEVPGFDKVIDGNRITNTLKTTNVSGEKTWDMQGYDATLMPESITVYIKDGEKTVDTLTVKAGKDNKWTFTSRDLPKYRADGKTEIAYSVDEKVPDGFSKVVTGSNIKNTYVPDLTKVSGEKVWNLKGNNELLPKQITVYIKDGEKTVEELTVKAGEDGKWSFTSKDLPKYRADGTTEILHSR; translated from the coding sequence ATGAAACGCACAGCACAAAGGATAATCTCACTTCTGGCATCGGTAATGATGGTATTCAGTTCGGTACCAATTACTGCGCTTGCTGATGCAGAAATTACGTATCAGAACGGGTTGCCCGTATCCATAGCAGAAGGTGCGCTCACGCCGCAGCAGATTTTAGGACCTGCGGTTGAGTATGGCGTTGTCGCGAACAAGTATAAGCAGTCAGGCCATACCGAGACCAACTTCGCTGTCAAGCATTTCGAGATCAACAACTCCCAGAGTATCGAAATCATGGGCAGCGGCAGCAATCCGATTCCTTTCTATATCGGAGAGTTGGATAACAATAGCTATTTCTGGAATGGTGAAGCGACGAATGTTACGTTTGACGTGTTCATCAATAAAAACCAGTCTTCAAAAGGAAAGACCGACAGCAACGCAAATGTACGTTGTTCCAGGGACAATCCCCCGACGAATGTTTACCCGCGGGAAACGAGCGATATTAACGCCTATGTAGATACGTTGATCAGCTATCCTGTAAAAATGTCGCAGCTCATGTCCCAGAAAAGCACTTATACACCTACCTTTGAAAACAATTCAAAGACAATCGATCTGACCGGTCCGGCATTCAGCGCGGCTAAGAATGCCACCATCTATGTCAACTGCGCGAACATGAAGAACATCATGTCGCAGGATGGCTGGGAAATCATCAAATACGAAGGCCAGACCATTGTCTTTAACATGCCCGATGGCGGAAACTATGACATCAAGAAGTTCAAAGTTACCGTCAAGAATGAAGGCGGCGGCACTGTTATCAACGGCCTGGAAAGCCGAACAATCGAAAAGAACGGAAATCCCTCTCATAACGGTAATGTTGAAAAGTATATTCTGAATCATATCGTATTCAACGCCCCGAACGCTAGCAGTCTGTCCATCGATACGGCTGCCGGTATTTTCCTTGCGCCCAATGCGACTGTAAACCAGAACAACGGTGCAGGCGCCGGCTGGGTCATGACAAAAAAAGGCTTCAACTCCACTGCTGAATGGCATTACTATTTCAAAGAACGGCATTACCATGCCAACAGTGAAAAAGAGGTTAACATCTCCAAGGCATTTACTTATCAGGATGGTACCAAACTGCCGCCTGATGTTGCCAACAAGCAGTTTACTTTCCGTATGGATGAGGTGGATGGGAACACCTTCCAGATCAAGAATGGAAACAACACCTATCGTGCAACCGTAATCGGCAAGGCTGGAGAAACAATTAAATTCCCCAAGTTTAATGTCAGTAATAAAGATTTCAGATGCAAAGAGAATGGCGAAATTGAAGGTAATAATCAGAAAATCTACAAGTACTATGTAATTCAGGAAGTTGCTGACAGCGATGCTGAGATTGTTACGGACGCGAAAAAGATCTATGTGAAGCTGGAAGCACATGGCCACGATAAGGACCAGATCGACTTGAAGCTCTGGTATTCTGAAGATCATCAGAACTGGAATAACGAAGTTGGTGAGGATGGCAACGTCGGCACCTTCAACAACTACAAGAAACAGTATACTGATCTTGAAGTACAGAAGAAGTGGCAGAGGGCTGAATACAAAAACGGCAAGATTACCTATGTTGATACGACCGGTGAACATACTGCGGACAGCGTTGAAGTGAAGCTGATTGCAGTCAAGTCTTTGCTGCAGCAGGGTCATGGCGAACAGCCAACTGATCAGCCGACGGAGTTCGATACTGATGAGCCAGCGACAACACCTACGCCTCCCCCCAAGCCTACACCTGTGCCTACTTATACATTGCGTTTTGTGAGTTCACAAAACAATCTGTCCGTTGAGTATAAGTATAAGGGCGGTACAACGGTTGAATTCTGGTTTGACAATGGCAATCAATGGTGGCATCCATATGAAGGAATAAAATTATCCGGTGCTGTCAATGGAACAATAGGAAATGGTGGGGACCATTTCTCTGTTACCATGGATTCTAATAAAACGATTAAACTGACAGACACAAGCAATAGTAACTGGGGTAATGTTGTTACTAACTCTTTACAATTGTCACCTGCTCCAAATGGAGAGTCTTCTAGCATAAAGAATCTGGATACAAAACAGAACAGAACAGCGTTAGATCCTCGATTCTTTATCGCGGCCGCAGGCTTCACCGATATCTCCTACACTCCCACCAATACGGTTGGACCGATCCAAAGTGGACTGAAGTCTGTTTCTGAAATCACTGGCGGTAAAGAGTACACAGTTGTTGACACTCAGAGGTTGAGCAAGTCCAACAACTGGAAGTATAAGTGGGAGAATCTGCCGAAGCATCTGTATGAGACAGATGGATCTATCTACAATCTTACCTATTATATAGTGGAAACTTCCGCGATTGGAGCAGCCAGCAATTCCTACAGCGGAAACGGCACAAATAAAGTTACAATCACGAATACGGAAGAAGAAACTTCCGCGACCGTCAGGAAAATCTGGGACGACTCGGATAATAATGATGGAAAGCGGCCTGGCAGCCTGACTGTTGACCTGATGAACGGGACAACAGTGGTTGCCACCGTGACGCTGAACGCAGCGAACAACTGGACTGCTACAGTTGAGCATTTGGCGAAGTACAATAACGGGCAACTGATTTCCTACAGCTGGAGAGAAAACAATGTACCGGCAGGTTATACCCTGACGGGCAACAGTACAGAAGGAACAATCACTTCTCTGACAAACACCCACAACCTTGAAAAGACGGAAGTTTCCGTTAAGAAGGTTTGGGACGATGCAAATGACCAGGATGGTTATCGTCCGGAGAGCCTAACTGTCACGCTGAGCAACGGTCAGGAAGTGGTTCTGAACGAAGAAAACGGTTGGGAAGCGAAAATTTCAAACCTGCCGAAGTATTCCAACGGATCCCTGATCAACTATACATGGACCGAGAAGAATCTGCCGGATGAATATACCCTGACGAACACTGATAAGCAGGGTACAATTACCAGTCTGACCAACAGCCACACACCTGAAGAGACCCAGGTTAAGGTAAACAAGATCTGGGAAGACGATGAAGACCAGGATGGCTACCGGCCGGAAGAAGTGATCGTCAAGCTGCTGGCTGACGGCGTGGACACCGGCAAAACAGCCAAACTGGATGAAAGCAACTGCTGGAGTTATACTTTCACCGGCCTGCAGAAGAAAAAGGACGGAATAGAAATTGTTTACACCGTGGCAGAGGATCCGGTGGCAAACTATACATCCAGTATTTCTCCTGTTGCCGGAGAAGAAGGACACTTCGAGTATGACGTGACAAACAGCCATACCAGCGAAGAAACTGAACTGACGGTCACTAAGGTCTGGGATGACGCAAACGATCAGGATGGTTACAGGCCCGAGTCTGTAACGGTTAACCTGCTGGCAAACGGAAAGAAGATCAAGAGCGTCACGCTGGACGAGAGCAATAAGTGGACCTATACCTGGCATAAGCTGCCCAAGAAAGAGAAGGGCAAAAATATTAAATACACTGTTGAAGAAGAACCGGTGGAACATTATGAAACCGAAATCTCCATCAACAAGGGCAAGAACGGCAATTTCGAGTATGACGTAACGAATACGCATGTACCGGAAAACACCGAAGTATCCGTGAAGAAGGTTTGGGAGGACGCCGGAAACCAGGATGGCATCCGTCCTGACAAAGTAACGGTCAGACTGTTGGCTGACGGTACAGAAAAAGAGGCTGTTGAACTGAACGAGGGCAACGGCTGGGCTTACAGCTGGAGTGAACTCGATAAGAAGGCCGGCGGTAAAGACATTGCCTATACGGTTACTGAAGACGAGGTTACAGGCTATAAGGCGACTATCACATCTGACGGGGAAGGAACCTTCTCTTACACCGTCACGAATGCTCATACTCCGGCAAAGACCGAAGCAACTGTTAAGAAGGTCTGGAACGATAACGAAGACCAGGATGCCATTCGTCCTGCAAGCCTGACTGTTGTCCTGAGCAACGGCACAGAAGTGACGCTCGACAAGGACAATAACTGGTCCGCAACTGTCAAGGATCTGCCGAAGTATGCAGGCGGACAGCTGATCAGCTACACCTGGACTGAAAAAGATGTGCCGGCAGGATATACACTGACCGGAAATAGTGCAAACGGCACTGTTACAACCCTGACCAATACTCATACAACCGAAGAGACTGAAGTTGAGGTCACCAAGGAATGGAAGGACTATGACAATGTATTTGGTTATCGTCCTGATGAGGTGACTGTTAACCTGCTGGCTGACGGAGCCAAGGTTGGATCTGTCACGCTGAATGAAGAGAACCATTGGACTTATACCTGGACAAAGCTCGCGAAAAAGAATAAGGGAAAGAATATTACCTATATGGTTACCGAAGAGCCGGTAGCCAACTATTCCGCGAGAATCAGCCAGAAAAAGGATGGATCCTTCGTCTTTACTGTTACGAACACCCTGATCACCACGAATATCAGCGGCGAAAAGGTCTGGAACCTGAAGGGCAACAACGAGCTGCTGCCTGAAGAGATCACCGTATACATCAAGGACGGCACGACCACTGTCGATACCCTGACTGTGAAGGCGGGCGAAGACGGCAAGTGGAGCTTCACGTCCAAGGATCTGCCTAAGTACCGCGCAGACGGAAAGACAGAGATCGTCTACACAGTAGATGAAGCGGAAGTTCCCGGCTTCGATAAGGTCATCGACGGCAACCGGATCACCAACACGCTGAAGACCACGAACGTCAGCGGCGAAAAGACCTGGGATATGCAGGGCTATGACGCAACGCTCATGCCCGAGAGCATCACCGTATACATCAAGGACGGCGAAACGACTGTTGATACCCTGACCGTAAAGGCCGGCAAGGACAACAAGTGGACATTCACCTCCAGGGATCTGCCGAAGTACCGTGCAGACGGTAAGACCGAGATCGCCTACAGTGTGGATGAAAAGGTACCGGACGGTTTCAGCAAGGTTGTCACCGGCAGCAACATCAAGAATACCTATGTACCTGATCTGACGAAGGTCAGCGGCGAAAAGGTCTGGAACCTGAAGGGCAACGACGAACTGCTGCCCGAAGAGATCACCGTATACATTAAGGACGGCGAAAGCACTGTCGATACCCTGACCGTGAAGGCGGGCGAAGACGGCAAGTGGAGCTTCACGTCCAAGGATCTGCCTAAGTACCGCGCAGACGGAAAGACAGAGATCGTCTACACAGTAGATGAAGCGGAAGTTCCCGGCTTCGATAAGGTCATCGACGGCAACCGGATCACCAACACGCTGAAGACCACGAACGTCAGCGGCGAAAAGACCTGGGATATGCAGGGCTATGACGCAACGCTCATGCCCGAGAGCATCACCGTATACATCAAGGACGGCGAGAAGACGGTTGATACCCTGACCGTAAAGGCCGGCAAGGACAACAAGTGGACATTCACCTCCAGGGATCTGCCGAAGTACCGCGCAGACGGCAAGACCGAGATCGCCTACAGTGTGGATGAAAAGGTACCGGACGGCTTCAGCAAGGTCGTCACCGGCAATAACATCAAGAACACCTATGTACCTGAACTGACGAAGGTCAGCGGTGAAAAGGTCTGGAACCTGAAGGGCAACAACGAGCTGCTGCCCAAGCAGATCACGGTCTACATCAAGGACGGCGAAAAGACCGTTGAAGAACTGACCGTGAAGGCAGGCGAGGACGGCAAGTGGAGCTTCACGTCCAAGGATCTGCCTAAGTACCGCGCAGACGGAACGACTGAAATTGTCTACACAGTAGATGAAGCGGAAGTACCCGGCTTCGATAAGGTCATTGACGGCAACCGGATCACGAATACGCTGAAGACCACGAACGTCAGCGGCGAAAAGACCTGGGATATGCAGGGCTATGACGCAACGCTCATGCCCGAGAGCATCACCGTATACATCAAGGACGGCGAGAAGACGGTTGATACCCTGACCGTAAAGGCCGGCAAGGACAACAAGTGGACATTCACCTCCAGGGATCTGCCGAAGTACCGTGCAGACGGCAAGACCGAGATCGCCTACAGTGTGGATGAAAAGGTACCGGACGGCTTCAGCAAGGTCGTCACCGGCAATAACATCAAGAACACCTATGTACCTGAACTGACGAAGGTCAGCGGTGAAAAGGTCTGGAACCTGAAGGGCAACAACGAGCTGCTGCCCAAGCAGATCACGGTCTACATCAAGGACGGCGAAAAGACCGTTGAAGAACTGACCGTGAAGGCAGGCGAGGACGGCAAGTGGAGCTTCACGTCCAAGGATCTGCCTAAGTACCGCGCAGACGGAACGACTGAAATTGTCTACACAGTAGATGAAGCGGAAGTACCCGGCTTCGATAAGGTCATAGACGGCAACCGGATCACCAATACGCTGAAGACCACGAATGTCAGCGGTGAAAAGACTTGGGATATGCAGGGCTATGACGCAACGCTCATGCCTGAGAGCATCACCGTATACATCAAGGACGGCGAGAAGACG
- a CDS encoding ROK family protein has product MLFGTLEAGGTKMVLSIGNEQNELIEQTSIPTEAPEKTIPAMIDWFRDKKIAALGIGTFGPVDLKKDSPTYGWITKTPKPGWSDKPLLPPMQEALGVPALIDTDVNAAALAEWKLGAARGLNSCLYVTVGTGIGAGLVIEGKLVHGLVHPEFGHMLLRQEKEDPAPDGFCPYHKGCLEGLASGPAIEKRWGRKAYDLPEDHEAWNLEAAYLAQMCMDAVCGFSPEKIILGGGVMQQKHLFPLIRKKTKELLNGYVQAKEILEEIDSYIVEPGLGTRSGATGALLLAKQALQEA; this is encoded by the coding sequence ATGCTTTTCGGAACCCTGGAAGCGGGTGGAACCAAAATGGTTCTCTCCATTGGCAATGAACAGAACGAACTCATTGAACAGACGAGTATTCCCACGGAAGCTCCTGAAAAGACAATACCGGCAATGATTGACTGGTTCCGTGACAAAAAAATCGCGGCCCTCGGCATCGGAACATTCGGACCGGTGGATCTGAAAAAGGATTCACCGACCTACGGGTGGATTACGAAAACCCCCAAGCCAGGCTGGAGCGACAAGCCCCTGCTGCCACCTATGCAGGAAGCACTGGGCGTGCCTGCCCTTATAGACACGGATGTGAACGCGGCTGCGCTGGCAGAGTGGAAGCTTGGAGCAGCCCGGGGACTGAACAGCTGCCTTTATGTCACGGTAGGAACCGGGATCGGCGCGGGTCTGGTGATTGAAGGGAAGCTGGTTCACGGGCTGGTTCACCCTGAATTCGGTCATATGCTGCTTCGGCAGGAAAAGGAAGATCCGGCTCCGGACGGCTTTTGTCCCTATCACAAAGGATGCCTGGAAGGCCTTGCGTCAGGTCCGGCTATCGAGAAGCGGTGGGGGAGAAAAGCATATGATCTTCCGGAAGACCATGAAGCATGGAACCTGGAAGCGGCATACCTTGCGCAGATGTGTATGGACGCTGTCTGCGGATTCTCGCCGGAAAAGATTATCCTGGGCGGAGGCGTGATGCAGCAGAAGCATCTCTTCCCGCTGATCCGGAAGAAGACAAAGGAGCTTTTGAACGGATATGTCCAGGCAAAGGAAATACTGGAAGAAATTGACAGTTATATCGTAGAACCCGGCCTGGGAACAAGGAGCGGAGCGACAGGCGCTCTGCTGCTTGCGAAACAGGCATTGCAGGAAGCATAA
- a CDS encoding sugar phosphate isomerase/epimerase family protein — MQQIICSTGALIGRPNGRDYRLLKQFCPQLECDGFEFIMYGTWYNEVDAITRFLTSTGLNIPVMHSEKSITEHIARGGEEEEREACRLFGINCRMAEAIGAEKIVIHLWNGQISDTHFENNLRSYPVFREMAEKHGLTLLVENVVCLQDPMSHWVELYRHYPDIRFVFDTKMADFHRQLDLLYAPEYDWLWKENHILHYHVNDYGGGYMDWSNLKVLQLDKGHIDFKRFFRFVGKTGYTGDFTFEGTGFDHTGEVNIRNLNDQFARAREYLALAGQKNG; from the coding sequence ATGCAGCAGATAATATGCTCCACGGGAGCGCTGATCGGACGGCCGAACGGTAGGGATTACCGCCTGCTGAAACAGTTTTGTCCCCAACTGGAATGTGACGGGTTCGAGTTTATTATGTACGGCACCTGGTATAATGAGGTGGACGCAATTACCCGGTTTCTGACTTCGACAGGGCTGAATATTCCGGTGATGCACAGTGAAAAAAGCATTACGGAACATATTGCCAGGGGCGGAGAGGAAGAGGAGCGGGAGGCCTGCCGCCTTTTCGGGATCAATTGCCGGATGGCAGAAGCCATCGGCGCCGAAAAGATCGTGATCCATCTCTGGAACGGACAGATCTCCGATACCCATTTTGAGAACAATCTCAGGTCTTATCCCGTGTTCCGGGAAATGGCGGAAAAGCACGGCCTTACCCTGCTGGTGGAGAATGTTGTATGCCTGCAGGATCCAATGTCCCACTGGGTGGAGCTGTACAGGCATTATCCGGATATCCGGTTTGTTTTTGACACCAAAATGGCGGATTTTCACAGACAGCTTGACCTGCTGTACGCACCGGAATATGATTGGCTGTGGAAGGAAAACCATATCCTGCATTATCATGTGAACGACTACGGCGGCGGATATATGGATTGGAGCAACCTGAAGGTGCTCCAGCTTGACAAGGGCCATATTGATTTTAAACGTTTCTTCCGCTTTGTGGGGAAGACGGGCTATACGGGAGACTTTACTTTTGAAGGAACCGGCTTTGACCATACAGGCGAAGTGAATATCCGGAACCTGAATGACCAGTTTGCCCGGGCAAGGGAATACCTGGCCCTGGCGGGACAAAAGAACGGCTGA
- a CDS encoding ABC transporter substrate-binding protein yields the protein MNKLQRFLCLLLSVLLLTQAPLLAMAEATEDAAGLPEELIVGHPTVTKGDFFTELFGNDTADIDVRALIHGYNLVNWDQNQGTYVFDPSVVQTIGPVEVDELGNHTYKMIIYDDLYYSDGTPITAWDYAFSILLMMSPEIEAIGGKIYRAEHLMGYDDYIATRKKILAGEELTDDDVRSLSGVEVHSDHEIWFHLDADFLPYFFETGLLLTVPYPISVIAPGCKVYDDGFGIYLGNADPYTEEPVFTPELLKKTILDPETGYNSHPSVVSGPYKMVSWDAATGEGHYEINPYFKGAWMHNNLPGPDYSGPVNYVQVMDIDNETPKLDANGQEIWLVKPTIEKIKFVVADNDTMMQQLADGELHLVNKVTYGPTILDGLQNGRDKGIAYQNYRRIGLAFLTFTYDWPTVHDMEVRQAIAWCMDRDLLGALYCGSEDGGQTFALRVDGYYGMEQWEYKLLSGELSYPVNFLDQVTLPQVQVKDGEEEDLTKKYKNRYVETQEDYEKAVAAWEALAKEWGDKLVKYTVDLSKAKKLLEKAGWTLNRNGEPFQEGTDDVRCKKMEDGSIVALDLTLMYPAGNHMAELMQTAVRSETNISAREGSPEPDADAGSFVDNLARVGIKLTLVPTPMEELLKSYYRQTERTTDMIYLATNFHVIVDPSITYSTDTTKNHEIWNNTYSDDEELWIDAKAMRKTEPGDIFEYVSKWVTFQERYNEVLPTIPIYSNVYFDFYNENLQNYYITGQVTWSQAILPSYFALENEPAAEEDGEFESFDD from the coding sequence ATGAACAAGCTGCAACGATTCCTGTGTCTGCTTCTCTCTGTGCTCCTGCTGACCCAGGCTCCCCTGCTGGCAATGGCGGAAGCAACGGAAGACGCTGCCGGACTCCCGGAAGAGCTGATCGTTGGACATCCTACGGTTACCAAGGGAGACTTTTTCACAGAACTGTTCGGCAATGACACAGCGGATATCGACGTACGCGCCCTGATCCATGGCTACAACCTGGTCAACTGGGATCAGAACCAGGGTACCTATGTGTTTGATCCCAGCGTTGTACAGACCATCGGACCGGTGGAAGTGGACGAGCTTGGCAACCATACGTATAAAATGATCATTTATGATGATCTGTATTATTCGGATGGAACGCCCATCACCGCCTGGGACTACGCGTTCTCCATCCTGCTGATGATGAGCCCTGAAATCGAAGCCATCGGCGGCAAGATCTACCGCGCTGAGCACCTGATGGGCTATGACGACTATATCGCCACCCGGAAAAAGATCCTGGCCGGTGAAGAACTGACCGATGATGACGTTCGCAGCCTGAGCGGTGTGGAAGTACACAGTGATCATGAAATCTGGTTCCACCTGGACGCGGATTTCCTTCCGTACTTCTTTGAGACCGGTCTTCTGCTGACCGTTCCTTATCCGATCAGTGTGATCGCTCCCGGATGCAAGGTTTATGACGACGGCTTCGGCATTTACCTCGGTAACGCGGATCCCTATACCGAGGAACCCGTATTCACGCCTGAACTGCTGAAGAAGACCATCCTGGATCCCGAGACCGGATACAATTCCCATCCGTCCGTGGTTTCCGGCCCCTACAAGATGGTTTCCTGGGACGCGGCTACGGGCGAAGGACATTATGAAATCAACCCCTATTTCAAGGGCGCCTGGATGCACAACAACCTGCCCGGCCCGGACTATTCCGGCCCCGTGAACTATGTCCAGGTGATGGACATTGACAACGAGACTCCCAAACTGGATGCCAACGGCCAGGAAATCTGGCTGGTAAAGCCCACCATTGAAAAGATCAAGTTTGTGGTTGCTGACAATGACACGATGATGCAGCAGCTTGCTGACGGCGAACTGCACCTGGTCAACAAGGTCACCTACGGCCCGACGATCCTCGACGGCCTGCAGAACGGCCGGGACAAGGGAATTGCCTACCAGAACTACCGCCGTATCGGCCTGGCCTTCCTGACCTTTACCTATGACTGGCCCACCGTGCATGACATGGAAGTACGCCAGGCAATTGCCTGGTGTATGGACCGCGACCTGCTGGGTGCCCTGTACTGCGGCAGCGAAGACGGCGGACAGACCTTTGCGCTGCGCGTTGACGGATACTACGGCATGGAACAGTGGGAATACAAGCTCTTGAGCGGAGAACTGTCCTATCCCGTGAACTTCCTTGACCAGGTTACGCTGCCCCAGGTCCAGGTAAAAGACGGGGAAGAGGAAGACCTGACCAAGAAGTATAAGAACCGTTATGTGGAAACCCAGGAAGACTATGAAAAGGCTGTTGCCGCCTGGGAAGCCCTTGCCAAGGAATGGGGAGACAAACTGGTCAAGTATACCGTTGATCTTTCCAAGGCGAAGAAGCTGCTGGAGAAGGCCGGCTGGACGCTGAACCGCAACGGCGAGCCCTTCCAGGAAGGAACGGATGACGTTCGCTGCAAGAAGATGGAAGACGGTTCCATCGTTGCCTTGGACCTGACGCTGATGTACCCTGCGGGCAACCATATGGCGGAACTGATGCAGACTGCCGTGCGGTCCGAAACAAATATCAGTGCCAGAGAAGGCAGTCCGGAACCGGACGCCGACGCGGGCAGCTTTGTGGATAACCTTGCCAGGGTCGGTATCAAGCTTACGCTGGTTCCGACTCCCATGGAAGAGCTGCTGAAGTCCTACTACCGCCAGACCGAACGGACGACCGACATGATCTACCTGGCTACCAACTTCCACGTGATCGTTGACCCGTCCATCACCTACTCCACGGACACCACCAAGAATCACGAGATCTGGAACAACACCTACTCCGATGACGAAGAGCTCTGGATTGACGCCAAGGCCATGCGGAAGACCGAGCCCGGCGACATCTTCGAGTATGTGTCCAAGTGGGTGACCTTCCAGGAACGCTATAACGAAGTACTGCCCACCATTCCGATCTATTCGAACGTCTACTTCGACTTCTACAATGAGAACCTCCAGAACTACTATATTACCGGACAGGTAACGTGGTCCCAGGCCATCCTTCCTTCCTACTTCGCACTGGAGAATGAGCCTGCGGCTGAAGAAGACGGCGAGTTCGAATCCTTCGACGACTGA